One genomic region from Gossypium hirsutum isolate 1008001.06 chromosome D13, Gossypium_hirsutum_v2.1, whole genome shotgun sequence encodes:
- the LOC107919365 gene encoding uncharacterized protein, translated as MEDEHLTNSSNTLLRKPFLSTAQTKIDVRNGILITEFDGKLVKFNVYEAMNLLDFDPIEELEEWITFEESVHETVAHMKAPRLRKDPGKFLELSPSQTKLLPSILKAPELELKPFLDHLKYAFLDKGNNLLVIISSKLSKIEEENLVRVLRDYKEVIGWTIANIKGLSPLTYMHKIQVVDNVIPKREAQRHLNPPIIEVVKNEVQKLLDAGMIYPISDSNWVSLVNVVLKRTGVTIIENSAGEMVPPGIFPDSSGTHESREDDVYVPICLVYLQTNVVQTLQCTSHILEVYGFYRRFIKDFSKIAQLLFNLLQKDKEFEFDQSCRDAFDTLKHKLISAPIVQPQTWNYPIGITYDRCDHSVGVVLGQRIEKEPYVISYASKTLDAAQSNYLTTEKEFLAIVFALEKFRSYLLGTKIVVFSDHITLKYLIRKKKEKTRLIRCILLLQEFDLEIKHKKGCKNLAADHLSRIPPSKDVIPLKDDFPDESLLATQTVFPWYADMVNYLATIIVSSNLSRSEKDGIKCESRYYIWDNLYLWKYCSN; from the exons ATGGAGGATGAACATTTGACCAATTCGTCTAACACACTTCTTCGGAAGCCATTCTTAAGTACTGCACAAACAAAGATTGATGTACGAAATGGGATACTCATTACGGAGTTCGATGGGAAACTTGTGAAATTCAATGTCTATGAGGCCatgaacct TTTAGACTTTGATCCCATAGAGGAACTAGAGGAGTGGATAACCTTTGAAGAGTCTGTTCATGAAACAGTGGCTCATATGAAGGCACCACGTTTACGGAAAGATCCAGGTAAATTTCTTGAATTATCTCCTTCACAAACTAAGCTTTTACCATCTATTTTGAAGGCTCCAGAATTGGAACTCAAACCATTTCTAGACCATTTGAAGTATGCTTTTCTCGATAAAGGAAATAACTTACTGGTAATAATCTCGAGTAAACTCTCGAAGATAGAAGAGGAAAACTTGGTACGTGTTCTTAGAGATTATAAAGAGGTAATTGGATGGACGATAGCCAACATTAAGGGGTTGAGCCCCTTGACTTACATGCACAAAATTCAAGTTGTAGATAATGTAATTCCCAAAAGAGAGGCTCAAAGGCATCTCAATCCACCCATAATAGAAGTGGTAAAGAACGAGGTACAAAAGTTACTTGATGCTGGGATGATCTATCCCATTTCTGACAGTAATTGGGTTAGCCTAGTCAATGTAGTACTGAAAAGAACCGGCGTGACCATAATTGAGAATTCGGCAGGTGAGATGGTTCCACCCGG GATATTCCCAGATTCCAGTGGCACCCACGAATCAAGAGAAGACGACGTTTACGTGCCCATTTGCCTTGTTTACTTACAGACGAATGTCGTTCAGACTTTGCAATGCACTAGCCACATTTTAGAGGTGTATG GTTTCTACAGGCGGTTCATTAAAGACTTTTCAAAAATTGCACAACTGCTTTTTAATCTCTTACAGAAGGATAAGGAGTTTGAGTTTGACCAGTCATGCAGAGATGCATTTGACACGCTCAAACATAAGCTCATTTCGGCACCTATCGTTCAACCACAAACTTGGAATTATCCTATCGGAATAACTTACGACAGATGTGACCATAGCGTAGGAGTAGTCCTCGGGCAAAGAATCGAGAAAGAACCATATGTTATCTCCTATGCGTCTAAGACTTTGGATGCTGCCCAAAGTAATTACTTAACTACTGAAAAAGAGTTTCtagctatagtttttgctttagAAAAATTCCGTTCGTATTTATTAGGGACTAAGATTGTTGTTTTCTCTGATCATATAACTCTTAAATATCTGatcaggaaaaagaaagaaaaaacgaGGCTTATAAGGTGTATATTACTTCTACAAGAGTTTGATCTCGAAATAAAGCATAAAAAAGGATGCAAAAATTTGGCAGCTGACCATTTGAGCCGAATACCTCCATCGAAGGATGTCATACCACTTAAAGACGATTTTCCGGATGAAAGCCTGCTTGCTACTCAAACAGTTTTCCCTTGGTACGCAGACATGGTGAATTACCTTGCTACAATTATAGTCTCTTCTAACTTATCGCGATCTGAAAAAGATGGGATCAAATGTGAATCGCGATACTATATTTGGGACAATCTCTACCTTTGGAAATACTGTTCCAATTAG